Proteins co-encoded in one Candidatus Flexicrinis proximus genomic window:
- a CDS encoding Gfo/Idh/MocA family oxidoreductase encodes MSLRFAAVGFAHNHIFNQVDMLLREGAELVWYWDRVPDRLPEFVSRYPQARLARTLDEILDDGTVQLIVSADVPAERAPLGIRAMLHGKDFSTAKPGFISLAQLDEVRRVHTLTGRRYFVHFGERIESAVTVRAGELARAGAIGRVVQTTGFGPHRLLGHIPRAAWTYDAEQHGGILNDLASHQIDQFLFFTGSQSAEIASAHVGNVKFAQFPRFQDYGDLTIRSPNAVGFVRVDWLTPEGLATWGDVRLFLLGTEGYIELRKNIDLAGRPGKDHLFLVDARGTHYIDCANVATPYGAQLVADIRDRTETAIGQAHTFIACELALKAQAMAVQLGGQ; translated from the coding sequence ATGTCACTGCGTTTCGCCGCCGTTGGCTTTGCCCATAACCACATCTTCAACCAGGTCGATATGCTTCTGCGCGAGGGCGCGGAGCTGGTCTGGTATTGGGACCGCGTGCCGGATCGCCTGCCCGAATTCGTCTCGCGTTATCCGCAGGCCCGCCTCGCACGCACCCTGGACGAAATCCTCGACGACGGTACCGTACAGCTGATCGTTTCCGCCGATGTCCCCGCCGAACGGGCGCCGCTCGGCATCCGCGCGATGCTGCACGGCAAGGATTTTTCGACGGCCAAGCCCGGATTCATCAGCCTGGCACAGCTCGATGAGGTACGGCGGGTACACACCCTCACCGGCCGCCGCTACTTCGTCCACTTTGGCGAGCGTATCGAAAGCGCCGTCACCGTCCGCGCGGGGGAGCTGGCGCGCGCAGGGGCAATTGGCCGCGTCGTGCAGACCACCGGCTTCGGCCCGCACCGTCTGCTCGGGCATATCCCGCGCGCGGCGTGGACGTACGACGCCGAGCAGCACGGCGGCATCCTCAATGACCTTGCCAGCCACCAGATCGACCAGTTTTTGTTTTTCACCGGCAGCCAGTCGGCCGAAATCGCCTCGGCGCATGTCGGCAACGTCAAATTCGCGCAGTTCCCCCGCTTTCAGGATTACGGCGACCTGACGATTCGCAGCCCCAATGCGGTCGGCTTCGTGCGCGTGGACTGGCTCACGCCTGAAGGGCTGGCGACCTGGGGCGATGTCCGCCTGTTCCTGCTCGGCACAGAAGGGTATATCGAACTGCGCAAGAACATCGATCTTGCCGGCCGGCCCGGAAAGGATCACCTGTTTCTGGTCGATGCGCGCGGTACGCACTACATCGACTGCGCCAACGTTGCTACTCCGTATGGCGCGCAGCTCGTCGCGGACATCCGTGACCGCACCGAGACCGCCATCGGACAGGCGCACACCTTCATCGCCTGCGAACTGGCGCTCAAAGCGCAGGCCATGGCGGTACAGCTAGGCGGACAGTAA
- a CDS encoding Gfo/Idh/MocA family oxidoreductase: MTMKRQRVAIIGTGKSVGNHLTAIAELSDRIELVAAVDVDEARVRQIAAEHDIPHWYTRTEDMLDAVQPDLVNIITPPATHKKLIVDCLDAGAWVYCEKPLVASLAEFDELERAEQRTGRYVSTVFQWRFGSAAKHLKHLIDTRQLGRPLVGVCNTLWYRDAEYYRVPWRGRWETEVGGPTATLGIHLIDLFLWLYGSWSEVYANIGTLERSIEVEDIAMALVRFDSGAFGSVINSVLSPRQESYLRLDMQRATVEVSTLYRYNNDHWRFTPVDGETDPLILDSWKRMNGNAAGNHAAQLRDILDALDTGVRPPVSGADARFTLEFIASLYKSALRHMPVQRGSITPDDPFYYAMNGTPQAAI, from the coding sequence ATGACCATGAAGCGCCAGCGCGTCGCAATTATCGGTACAGGCAAGTCTGTTGGCAATCATTTGACCGCCATTGCCGAGTTGAGTGACCGTATTGAGCTGGTCGCGGCGGTCGACGTGGACGAAGCGCGCGTGCGCCAGATCGCCGCCGAACACGACATCCCCCACTGGTACACGCGCACCGAAGACATGCTGGACGCGGTTCAGCCGGATCTGGTCAATATCATCACCCCCCCGGCCACCCACAAGAAGCTGATCGTCGATTGTCTTGACGCCGGCGCCTGGGTTTACTGCGAGAAACCGCTGGTCGCGTCGCTGGCCGAGTTCGACGAACTGGAACGCGCGGAACAGCGCACCGGCCGCTACGTCAGCACCGTCTTTCAGTGGCGATTCGGCTCTGCTGCCAAGCATCTGAAGCACCTGATCGACACCCGCCAGTTGGGACGGCCGCTGGTCGGCGTGTGCAATACGCTCTGGTACCGCGATGCCGAGTATTATCGCGTCCCGTGGCGCGGTCGCTGGGAAACCGAAGTCGGCGGCCCTACCGCCACGCTCGGCATCCATCTCATCGACCTGTTCTTGTGGCTCTACGGAAGCTGGTCCGAGGTCTACGCCAATATCGGCACCCTGGAGCGCAGTATTGAAGTCGAAGATATCGCGATGGCCCTGGTGCGCTTCGACAGCGGCGCCTTCGGCTCCGTCATCAACAGCGTGCTTTCGCCGCGACAGGAGAGCTACCTGCGCCTCGACATGCAGCGCGCGACCGTCGAAGTCAGTACGCTCTACCGGTACAACAACGATCATTGGCGCTTCACCCCGGTCGACGGCGAAACTGACCCGCTCATCCTGGACAGCTGGAAGCGGATGAACGGTAATGCAGCCGGTAACCACGCGGCGCAGCTGCGCGACATACTCGACGCGCTCGACACGGGTGTGCGTCCGCCGGTCAGCGGCGCAGATGCGCGCTTCACGCTTGAATTCATCGCCAGCCTGTATAAGTCGGCGCTCAGGCACATGCCTGTCCAGCGCGGAAGCATCACGCCCGACGATCCGTTCTACTATGCGATGAACGGCACGCCGCAGGCCGCGATTTAG
- a CDS encoding LacI family DNA-binding transcriptional regulator yields the protein MTQKRQTYTIRDIAQRANVSYQTVSLVINKKPGVSESTRKRILDLMNELDYHPNRVAQILNSNQSKTLELIIVDVRYGGRLADSTKIMAATAKDMGYSLLISEAESHNLAAAFSNAAARLVDGVVLYAPRLRFSDEQMLSLANTLPMVRRDYMPGSKLAWVGFDQVYATRLATEHLISLGHKRIAAVPPDPDLINGYWRLLTWQNVLREHGLEPGPYVTGDYSMKSGYEATHRLVDLNQPFTGLVVGTDTMAMGVLRALRERGFSIPGDVSVVSLDNSEMASYTEPTLTTVDFRFSKQDEMAVRFLIELLNTPQMELHQRVLTPTGLVVRESTRPLTEG from the coding sequence ATGACCCAGAAACGGCAGACCTACACTATACGCGACATCGCCCAACGGGCGAATGTCTCCTATCAGACCGTTTCGCTGGTCATCAACAAGAAGCCCGGGGTTTCTGAAAGTACGCGCAAGCGCATCCTCGATCTGATGAACGAGCTGGATTACCACCCGAACCGCGTCGCCCAAATCCTGAACAGCAACCAGTCGAAAACACTCGAACTGATCATTGTGGACGTGCGCTACGGCGGACGCCTGGCCGACTCGACCAAGATCATGGCCGCCACCGCCAAAGACATGGGCTACAGCCTGCTGATTTCAGAGGCCGAGTCGCATAATCTCGCCGCAGCCTTCAGCAACGCCGCGGCGCGCCTCGTCGATGGCGTGGTCCTGTATGCGCCGCGCCTGCGCTTCAGCGATGAGCAAATGCTCTCGCTCGCCAACACGCTGCCGATGGTGCGCCGCGATTACATGCCCGGATCCAAGCTGGCCTGGGTTGGTTTCGACCAGGTTTACGCGACGCGCCTCGCTACCGAGCACCTGATCTCGCTGGGCCACAAACGCATCGCCGCGGTGCCGCCTGACCCCGACCTGATCAATGGCTACTGGCGGCTGCTCACCTGGCAGAATGTTCTCAGGGAGCATGGCCTTGAACCCGGCCCGTATGTGACCGGCGATTACTCGATGAAAAGCGGCTACGAAGCCACCCACCGGCTTGTCGACCTGAACCAGCCGTTTACCGGCCTCGTCGTCGGCACCGATACCATGGCGATGGGCGTGCTGCGGGCGCTGAGGGAACGCGGTTTCTCGATTCCCGGTGATGTCTCCGTCGTCAGCCTCGACAACTCTGAAATGGCTTCGTACACTGAACCTACCCTGACCACCGTCGATTTCCGCTTCTCTAAACAGGACGAGATGGCCGTCAGGTTTCTGATCGAGCTGCTCAACACCCCGCAAATGGAACTGCATCAGCGCGTGCTGACCCCAACAGGACTCGTTGTCCGTGAAAGTACACGCCCTCTAACTGAAGGATGA
- a CDS encoding extracellular solute-binding protein — MTHKKSHRLILVLLALLLTSSVMVVSGQDTIELQLTWWGSQARHDRTIAVVEMYEAANPGIDIVYTFNSFGDYWTRLNTEAAGGNLACVMNQDYAYLGDWADRGLLMPLDPYIESGLIDTTNIDQAYLDGGKIGDSIYAISLGINTQSFILDADALEAAGLELPAVDWTWADFEQLALDYHAATDKWFIGNGLEDVQLWKSLYLGYGMSPFEADGTALGYEDDQPLIDFYDMIVRLQEAGAVANREEVVAMTGAGPEQGPVVTGLAASAYQWSNQLVAVFSAAGEDRNLVLQPLPRPEGGQSENYIKPSMYFAITAGCPHPEEAAKFINFFTNSLEANDILLAERGVPISSAVREHLLPNLDPVNAAAFAFLESVAEYASPIFPPDPPGFSDFLNNVWLPLFVDPVLFGQVTPEEAAPLMREEANIIFSANE, encoded by the coding sequence ATGACTCACAAGAAATCCCACCGTCTGATCCTCGTTTTGCTCGCCCTGCTGCTCACTTCGTCAGTAATGGTCGTCTCCGGTCAGGATACGATCGAACTCCAGCTGACCTGGTGGGGCTCGCAGGCCCGCCATGACCGCACCATCGCGGTTGTCGAGATGTACGAAGCCGCCAACCCCGGCATCGACATCGTCTACACGTTCAACAGCTTCGGCGATTACTGGACGCGCCTGAACACCGAAGCCGCCGGCGGCAACCTCGCCTGCGTCATGAATCAGGACTATGCCTACCTGGGCGACTGGGCCGACCGCGGCCTGCTGATGCCCCTTGATCCGTACATCGAATCCGGACTCATCGATACGACCAATATCGATCAGGCCTACCTCGACGGCGGCAAAATCGGCGACTCGATTTACGCCATCAGCCTCGGCATCAACACGCAGTCGTTCATTCTCGATGCCGACGCGCTGGAAGCAGCCGGCCTCGAACTGCCCGCGGTCGACTGGACCTGGGCGGACTTCGAACAACTCGCGCTCGACTATCACGCGGCGACCGATAAGTGGTTCATCGGCAACGGCCTTGAAGACGTGCAGCTTTGGAAGTCCCTGTACCTCGGCTACGGCATGAGCCCGTTCGAGGCCGATGGCACCGCGCTCGGCTACGAGGACGACCAGCCGCTGATCGACTTCTACGACATGATCGTGCGCCTGCAGGAAGCCGGCGCGGTCGCCAACCGCGAAGAAGTTGTTGCCATGACCGGCGCTGGCCCTGAACAAGGCCCAGTCGTGACCGGCCTGGCCGCCAGCGCCTACCAGTGGAGCAACCAGCTGGTTGCCGTCTTCAGCGCCGCCGGTGAGGACCGCAATCTCGTCCTCCAGCCGCTGCCGCGCCCTGAAGGGGGCCAGTCGGAAAACTACATCAAGCCGTCGATGTACTTCGCGATCACAGCCGGCTGCCCGCATCCTGAAGAAGCGGCCAAGTTCATCAATTTCTTCACCAATTCCCTCGAAGCCAACGACATCCTGCTGGCCGAACGCGGTGTCCCCATTTCGTCGGCGGTTCGCGAGCACCTGCTGCCGAATCTTGACCCCGTCAACGCCGCCGCCTTCGCTTTCCTGGAATCTGTCGCAGAATATGCCAGCCCGATCTTCCCGCCCGACCCGCCGGGGTTCAGCGATTTCCTGAACAACGTCTGGCTGCCGCTGTTCGTTGATCCGGTGCTGTTCGGCCAGGTCACGCCGGAAGAAGCCGCCCCGCTGATGCGCGAGGAAGCCAATATCATCTTCTCCGCGAACGAGTAA
- a CDS encoding sugar ABC transporter permease: MDSTAPLAPAKAGEAIPAPFARKRRKGDFKRNNIIGYLFVSPWISVFLIFTLIPMAISLWLAFTDYRGTDTWKYVGIDNFHRMFFEDIRYARSLVATIKYVLLAVPLRLVVALGVAILLNTKRNGVYWYRAAFYIPSVIGGSIAVAVMWRQLFGSQGIANAAVAALGFDPVNWLGNPDTAIWTLVLLAVWQFGSPMLIFLAGLRQIPPEYHEAASIDGASKWQRFYRITLPLLTPIIFFNVIMQLIAGFRVFTQAFVVTGGAPLDTTLFYSLYVFNRAFGQNQFGYAAAMAWILLVIIAVLTFLNFRLSARWVFYETKEV; this comes from the coding sequence ATGGACAGCACCGCGCCACTTGCGCCAGCGAAAGCGGGAGAGGCGATCCCCGCCCCGTTCGCGCGAAAACGCCGCAAGGGGGATTTTAAGCGAAATAACATTATTGGTTACCTTTTTGTTTCGCCATGGATCTCCGTTTTCCTGATATTTACGCTGATACCGATGGCCATTTCGCTCTGGCTGGCCTTCACCGACTATCGCGGTACCGATACCTGGAAATATGTCGGTATCGATAACTTCCACCGGATGTTTTTCGAGGATATCCGCTACGCGCGCTCGCTGGTGGCGACGATCAAGTATGTGCTCCTGGCCGTGCCACTGCGCCTGGTCGTGGCGCTGGGCGTCGCGATCCTGCTCAACACCAAGCGCAACGGCGTCTACTGGTATCGCGCCGCGTTCTATATCCCATCGGTCATCGGCGGCAGCATTGCCGTGGCGGTGATGTGGCGCCAGTTGTTCGGCAGCCAGGGCATCGCCAATGCGGCCGTGGCCGCCCTCGGTTTCGACCCGGTCAACTGGCTCGGCAACCCCGACACGGCCATCTGGACGCTGGTTCTGCTGGCGGTCTGGCAGTTCGGCTCACCGATGCTGATCTTCCTGGCCGGACTGCGGCAAATCCCGCCGGAATACCACGAGGCCGCCAGCATCGACGGTGCGAGTAAATGGCAGCGCTTCTACCGCATCACGCTGCCCCTGCTGACGCCGATCATCTTCTTCAATGTCATCATGCAGCTGATCGCCGGTTTCCGCGTGTTCACGCAGGCGTTCGTGGTGACCGGCGGCGCGCCGCTCGATACAACCCTGTTCTACTCGCTTTACGTGTTCAACCGCGCTTTCGGCCAGAACCAGTTCGGTTATGCCGCCGCAATGGCCTGGATCCTGCTGGTGATCATCGCTGTCCTGACGTTCCTCAATTTCAGGCTGTCTGCCCGCTGGGTCTTCTACGAGACGAAGGAGGTTTAG
- a CDS encoding carbohydrate ABC transporter permease, giving the protein MQAQAQLSLHQQEAKRREIRSSILYHFVVASIALTMLYPVIWLIASSFKAPDEVWTKVNWLIPEHLLWSNYADGWRGFGGITFTTFYKNSFIIAGVGTVLTVVSSAIVAYGFSRVKFTGSKFWFGVMMLTLMLPAQVLLIPQYIIFSRLDMINSFTPLLLPRIGGEVFFIFMIMQFIRGIPIDLDEAAMIDGAGRSDVFFRIILPNIVPALVTSAIFSFYWTWEDFLGPLVYLTNPNNYTVSVALRAFSDPGGITNWGSVFAMLTLSLVPVFLIFVFFQRYLVEGIATTGLKG; this is encoded by the coding sequence ATGCAGGCACAGGCCCAACTCTCTCTCCATCAACAGGAAGCCAAGCGCCGCGAAATCCGCAGTTCGATCCTCTATCACTTCGTCGTCGCCAGCATCGCACTCACGATGCTCTATCCCGTGATCTGGCTGATTGCCAGCTCGTTCAAGGCGCCGGACGAGGTCTGGACGAAGGTCAACTGGCTGATCCCGGAGCATCTGCTCTGGTCGAACTACGCCGACGGCTGGCGCGGATTTGGCGGCATCACCTTCACGACCTTTTACAAGAACTCGTTCATCATCGCAGGCGTCGGCACGGTGCTGACGGTGGTCAGCTCGGCGATCGTGGCCTATGGCTTTTCGCGCGTCAAATTCACCGGCAGCAAATTCTGGTTCGGCGTGATGATGCTGACGCTCATGCTGCCCGCGCAGGTGCTGCTGATCCCGCAGTACATCATTTTCAGCCGCCTCGACATGATCAACTCGTTCACGCCGCTGCTGCTGCCGCGAATCGGGGGTGAGGTGTTCTTCATCTTCATGATCATGCAGTTCATTCGCGGCATCCCGATCGACCTCGATGAAGCCGCCATGATCGACGGGGCCGGCCGGTCTGACGTTTTCTTCCGCATCATCCTGCCGAATATCGTCCCGGCGCTGGTGACCTCGGCGATTTTCTCGTTCTACTGGACGTGGGAAGATTTCCTCGGCCCGCTGGTCTACCTGACCAATCCGAACAATTACACGGTCTCGGTCGCCCTGCGCGCCTTCAGCGATCCCGGCGGCATCACGAACTGGGGATCCGTATTTGCAATGCTGACTCTCTCGCTGGTGCCGGTGTTCCTGATCTTCGTGTTCTTCCAGCGCTATCTGGTGGAGGGCATCGCCACGACGGGACTGAAGGGTTAA
- a CDS encoding DUF624 domain-containing protein — translation MRREPPKEDIERPASAPKPDAQKRQVSDADELRRHFDAYSSFVMANLLWAMVGLAVVTLPVATVALMTVMSERVRGRQPDVIWTFFTAVRQKWRTATLLGLIDAAAIGFIVINISIVGRMQADELMFVVSGAVTLFVGTIVLSVNVYMWALLALEDLPVRRVIEMSLRFALAYPLPTFGVLGASAALIAVSLLLPRGVFVFVTASAVAYVTAWGSWRVIRRHLTGEELRRFSGQADA, via the coding sequence GTGAGAAGAGAACCACCCAAAGAGGATATCGAGCGTCCGGCTTCCGCCCCGAAGCCGGACGCGCAGAAGCGCCAGGTTTCCGACGCGGACGAGTTGCGCCGGCATTTTGATGCCTACAGCAGTTTCGTGATGGCCAACCTATTGTGGGCGATGGTCGGCTTGGCGGTCGTGACGCTGCCCGTCGCGACCGTCGCGCTGATGACCGTCATGTCGGAGCGGGTGCGCGGCCGCCAGCCGGACGTGATCTGGACTTTCTTTACGGCGGTGCGTCAGAAGTGGCGCACGGCGACGCTCCTCGGCCTGATCGACGCGGCGGCGATTGGTTTTATCGTGATCAACATCTCGATCGTGGGCAGGATGCAGGCCGACGAGCTGATGTTCGTCGTGTCCGGCGCTGTGACGCTGTTTGTCGGAACCATCGTGCTGTCCGTCAACGTTTACATGTGGGCGCTGCTGGCGTTGGAAGACCTGCCGGTGCGCCGCGTGATTGAGATGTCGCTGCGCTTCGCGCTGGCCTATCCGCTGCCAACCTTTGGCGTACTGGGGGCATCGGCAGCCCTCATCGCGGTGAGCCTGCTGCTGCCGCGCGGCGTGTTCGTGTTCGTCACCGCCTCGGCGGTTGCATATGTCACGGCATGGGGGTCGTGGCGGGTGATCCGCCGGCATCTGACGGGCGAAGAGCTGCGGCGTTTTTCCGGGCAAGCTGACGCGTGA
- a CDS encoding Gfo/Idh/MocA family oxidoreductase, translating to MNKKRYAIVGTGSRAGMYVKAITDTYSDVAELVALCDVSQTRMDWYNRLVETATYPAAEFDRMIAETRPDIVIVATVDATHHHYIVRAMELGCDVMSEKPMTTDDGKVRAIFDGIARTGKSLRVTFNYRYSPAYTKFREIIASGVIGRPLSVDFSWLLDTSHGADYFRRWHREKRNSGGLLVHKSTHHFDLVNWWIDSQPVSVMAMGSLLFYGRENAEARGEHYPYARYTGVPEAADDPFALRLDESEAFRGLYLNAEAETGYLRDRNVFGEPIDIEDTMSVSVRYRSGAILSYCLIAYSPWEGLHVAVTGTKGRVELDVVENINHLHGDGRAAASKGSFKSAGIRVYPMFGAGYDVEAPSGDGGHGGADPVMLEQLFSPNPPDDPFHRAASHMDGAASVMVGIAANESMRTGRIVTVKDLFDLDAHRTPTDTQKKD from the coding sequence GTGAACAAAAAACGCTATGCCATTGTCGGGACGGGGTCGCGCGCGGGCATGTACGTCAAGGCGATCACCGACACGTACAGCGATGTGGCCGAACTGGTCGCCCTGTGCGATGTCAGCCAGACGCGCATGGACTGGTATAACCGGCTGGTCGAAACGGCCACCTATCCCGCGGCCGAATTCGACCGCATGATCGCCGAGACGCGGCCGGACATCGTGATCGTCGCCACCGTCGACGCGACGCACCATCACTACATCGTCCGGGCGATGGAACTGGGCTGCGACGTGATGAGCGAGAAGCCCATGACCACCGACGACGGGAAGGTGCGCGCCATCTTCGACGGCATCGCCCGCACCGGAAAATCGCTGCGCGTCACCTTCAATTACCGCTATTCGCCCGCCTACACCAAGTTCCGCGAGATCATCGCCAGCGGCGTGATCGGGCGCCCGCTGTCCGTCGATTTCTCGTGGCTGCTCGATACCAGCCACGGCGCGGACTACTTCCGGCGCTGGCACCGCGAGAAACGTAACAGCGGCGGCCTGCTTGTCCACAAATCGACGCACCATTTCGACCTCGTCAACTGGTGGATCGACTCGCAGCCGGTCAGCGTGATGGCCATGGGCAGCCTGCTCTTCTACGGGCGCGAAAATGCCGAAGCCCGCGGCGAACACTACCCCTATGCGCGCTATACCGGCGTGCCGGAAGCCGCGGACGACCCGTTCGCGCTGCGGCTGGACGAGAGCGAGGCTTTCCGGGGCTTATACCTGAATGCCGAAGCCGAAACCGGCTACCTGCGCGACCGTAACGTCTTTGGCGAACCGATCGACATCGAGGACACGATGAGCGTGTCTGTGCGCTATCGCAGCGGCGCGATCCTGAGCTACTGCCTGATCGCCTATTCGCCCTGGGAAGGGCTGCATGTGGCGGTCACCGGCACCAAGGGCCGCGTGGAACTGGATGTCGTCGAGAATATCAACCACCTGCACGGGGACGGCCGCGCGGCAGCCAGCAAAGGCTCGTTCAAATCCGCCGGGATTCGGGTCTATCCCATGTTCGGGGCGGGCTACGATGTCGAGGCGCCGTCGGGCGACGGCGGTCATGGCGGCGCCGATCCGGTGATGCTGGAGCAGTTGTTTTCGCCCAATCCGCCGGACGATCCGTTCCATCGCGCCGCCTCGCACATGGATGGCGCCGCGTCGGTGATGGTCGGTATCGCAGCCAACGAGTCGATGCGGACAGGCCGGATCGTGACGGTGAAGGATCTGTTCGACCTCGATGCCCACCGCACCCCAACGGACACCCAAAAGAAGGACTAG